In Gopherus evgoodei ecotype Sinaloan lineage chromosome 21, rGopEvg1_v1.p, whole genome shotgun sequence, a single window of DNA contains:
- the LTB4R2 gene encoding leukotriene B4 receptor 2 isoform X1 — protein MTESPETTSSSPGHFEVCRHPTLPSLGAYGIGWGDPANPPGCSSAQPHALGPHYSAALVQTCRASSQPPPGHGETGLGEDRTRPPGLEATQEICPGPVLDATMNSCLHTSSNVTLLTSSVSSVTGIVFLLLAALIGLPGNLFVVWSILWKMKPSCRSVTCLLVLNLAMADGAILLLTPFFILFLTFKTWFFGLAVCKGVYYLCCVNMYASIFIIMLMSVDRCLAVSRPYLSQAIRKKRLVVKILAAIWAVAILLAVPAFVYRQLLSDPSGRWEICEPCHATPRLAIFHFTMETVVAFVVPFAVIVGCYSAILVRLRGRRWHRRGARTGKLIAAVVLCFAALWVPYHVVNVLQVASNMASGRAAESLGHAWKAGRAGATALAFLSSSINPVLYVFAAGDLIKTSGAKFIAQFFEGASGEVHKKSPSQRDLDKDTVAGEGMELRQLQAGGEGAKQDGAMSQLTLPG, from the exons ATGACAGAGTCTCCAGAAACCACTTCTTCCAGCCCTGGGCACTTCGAGGTGTGTCGCCATCCAACCCTTCCCTCCCTGGGAGCCTACGGGATCGGCTGGGGGGATCCTGCCAACCCGCCTGGCTGCTCCTCggcccagccccatgctctggggccCCATTACTCAGCGGCTCTAGTCCAGACGTGCCGAGCTTCCAGCCAGCCCCCGCCCGGCCATGGAGAGACTGGGCTAGGAGAGGACAGGACACGCCCGCCTGGATTGGAGGCCACCCA ggaAATCTGTCCCGGCCCCGTGCTCGATGCAACCATGAACAGCTGCCTGCACACCTCCAGCAACGTCACCCTCCTGACGTCCTCGGTCTCCAGCGTGACCGGAATCGTtttcctcctcctggccgctCTGATTGGGCTGCCGGGCAACCTCTTCGTGGTGTGGAGCATCCTGTggaagatgaagcccagctgccGTTCAGTCACCTGCCTGCTGGTCCTCAACCTGGCCATGGCTGATGGGGCTATCCTCCTGCTCACACCcttcttcatcctcttcctcacttTCAAGACCTGGTTCTTTGGCCTCGCCGTCTGCAAAGGCGTCTACTACCTCTGTTGCGTCAACATGTATGCCAGCATCTTCATCATCATGCTCATGAGCGTGGACCGGTGCTTGGCCGTCAGCCGGCCCTACCTCTCCCAAGCCATCCGCAAGAAGCGCCTGGTGGTCAAGATCTTGGCTGCCATCTGGGCAGTGGCCATCTTGTTGGCCGTCCCGGCCTTCGTGTATCGCCAGCTGCTGTCGGACCCGTCCGGGCGGTGGGAGATCTGCGAGCCGTGCCACGCCACGCCGCGCCTGGCCATCTTCCACTTCACCATGGAGACGGTGGTGGCCTTTGTGGTGCCCTTTGCAGTCATTGTGGGCTGCTACTCCGCCATCTTGGTGCGGCTGCGGGGGCGGCGGTGGCACCGCCGGGGAGCACGGACGGGGAAGCTCATCGCCGCCGTGGTGCTTTGCTTCGCCGCCCTCTGGGTGCCCTACCATGTGGTCAACGTGCTGCAGGTGGCCTCCAACATGGCCTCGGGGAGGGCGGCGGAGAGCCTGGGCCACGCGTGGAAGGCTGGCCGGGCGGGGGCCACCGCCCTGGCCTTCCTCAGCAGCAGCATTAACCCCGTCCTCTACGTCTTCGCCGCCGGGGATCTGATCAAGACCTCAGGGGCCAAGTTCATTGCCCAGTTCTTCGAGGGGGCCTCCGGGGAGGTGCACAAGAAGTCGCCCtcccagagggacctagacaaggACACAGTGGCAGGGGAGGGCATGGAGCTAAGGCAGCTTcaggcaggtggggagggagccAAGCAGGACGGGGCCATGAGCCAGTTGACACTCCCTGGATAG
- the LTB4R2 gene encoding leukotriene B4 receptor 2 isoform X2 gives MNSCLHTSSNVTLLTSSVSSVTGIVFLLLAALIGLPGNLFVVWSILWKMKPSCRSVTCLLVLNLAMADGAILLLTPFFILFLTFKTWFFGLAVCKGVYYLCCVNMYASIFIIMLMSVDRCLAVSRPYLSQAIRKKRLVVKILAAIWAVAILLAVPAFVYRQLLSDPSGRWEICEPCHATPRLAIFHFTMETVVAFVVPFAVIVGCYSAILVRLRGRRWHRRGARTGKLIAAVVLCFAALWVPYHVVNVLQVASNMASGRAAESLGHAWKAGRAGATALAFLSSSINPVLYVFAAGDLIKTSGAKFIAQFFEGASGEVHKKSPSQRDLDKDTVAGEGMELRQLQAGGEGAKQDGAMSQLTLPG, from the coding sequence ATGAACAGCTGCCTGCACACCTCCAGCAACGTCACCCTCCTGACGTCCTCGGTCTCCAGCGTGACCGGAATCGTtttcctcctcctggccgctCTGATTGGGCTGCCGGGCAACCTCTTCGTGGTGTGGAGCATCCTGTggaagatgaagcccagctgccGTTCAGTCACCTGCCTGCTGGTCCTCAACCTGGCCATGGCTGATGGGGCTATCCTCCTGCTCACACCcttcttcatcctcttcctcacttTCAAGACCTGGTTCTTTGGCCTCGCCGTCTGCAAAGGCGTCTACTACCTCTGTTGCGTCAACATGTATGCCAGCATCTTCATCATCATGCTCATGAGCGTGGACCGGTGCTTGGCCGTCAGCCGGCCCTACCTCTCCCAAGCCATCCGCAAGAAGCGCCTGGTGGTCAAGATCTTGGCTGCCATCTGGGCAGTGGCCATCTTGTTGGCCGTCCCGGCCTTCGTGTATCGCCAGCTGCTGTCGGACCCGTCCGGGCGGTGGGAGATCTGCGAGCCGTGCCACGCCACGCCGCGCCTGGCCATCTTCCACTTCACCATGGAGACGGTGGTGGCCTTTGTGGTGCCCTTTGCAGTCATTGTGGGCTGCTACTCCGCCATCTTGGTGCGGCTGCGGGGGCGGCGGTGGCACCGCCGGGGAGCACGGACGGGGAAGCTCATCGCCGCCGTGGTGCTTTGCTTCGCCGCCCTCTGGGTGCCCTACCATGTGGTCAACGTGCTGCAGGTGGCCTCCAACATGGCCTCGGGGAGGGCGGCGGAGAGCCTGGGCCACGCGTGGAAGGCTGGCCGGGCGGGGGCCACCGCCCTGGCCTTCCTCAGCAGCAGCATTAACCCCGTCCTCTACGTCTTCGCCGCCGGGGATCTGATCAAGACCTCAGGGGCCAAGTTCATTGCCCAGTTCTTCGAGGGGGCCTCCGGGGAGGTGCACAAGAAGTCGCCCtcccagagggacctagacaaggACACAGTGGCAGGGGAGGGCATGGAGCTAAGGCAGCTTcaggcaggtggggagggagccAAGCAGGACGGGGCCATGAGCCAGTTGACACTCCCTGGATAG
- the LTB4R gene encoding leukotriene B4 receptor 1, with amino-acid sequence MNNATFNATAQPGALPPLPGAKLGLTVLSLAFILGFPGNVFVVWSALCRVQKRTITCLLILHLAVADCAVLLTSPFFLRLLSAGKWEFGPVVCQLCHYVCGVSMYASISLITLMSLDRCLAVTMPFISQKIRTAMVVRSLVLAIWMVSFLLAVPIIFYRKLVLRGRHLLCDLSHPSIGHLVFHNLFETLTGFVLPFAAIIWSYCVIGRRLQDTRFRRKRRTNRLIVLIVAAFALFWLPFHVVNILDVAGALTHSKGLIMAGKMARPTLTALAFFSSSVNPILYAFTGGALIKSAGIGFMAKLFEGTASEMSSTRQGTGRTIQRREEAKLEMVQDGKPESITLSTNPLE; translated from the coding sequence ATGAACAACGCCACCTTCAACGCCACCGCCCAGCCGGGCGCGTTGCCCCCGTTGCCCGGCGCCAAGCTAGGGCTGACCGTGCTCTCCTTGGCCTTCATCCTGGGCTTCCCGGGCAACGTCTTCGTGGTGTGGAGCGCTCTCTGTCGTGTCCAGAAGAGGACGATCACCTGCCTCCTCATCCTCCACCTGGCCGTGGCCGACTGTGCCGTGCTGctcacttcccctttcttccttcgGCTCCTGAGCGCCGGGAAGTGGGAGTTCGGCCCCGTGGTCTGCCAGCTGTGCCACTATGTCTGCGGTGTCAGCATGTACGCCAGCATCTCGCTCATCACCCTTATGAGCCTGGACCGCTGCTTAGCTGTCACTATGCCCTTCATCTCCCAGAAGATCCGGACGGCCATGGTGGTCAGGTCCTTGGTCTTGGCCATCTGGATGGTCTCTTTCCTCCTTGCCGTGCCGATCATTTTCTACCGCAAGCTGGTGCTTAGGGGCAGGCACCTTCTCTGTGACTTGTCCCATCCCAGCATTGGCCACCTTGTCTTCCACAACCTTTTTGAGACCCTGACCGGCTTTGTGCTGCCCTTTGCTGCCATCATTTGGAGCTACTGCGTCATCGGGCGCAGGCTGCAGGACACCCGCTTCCGGAGGAAGCGCCGCACCAACCGGCTCATTGTGCTGATTGTGGCCGCCTTCGCCCTTTTCTGGCTGCCCTTCCACGTGGTGAACATCCTAGATGTGGCTGGGGCGCTGACCCACTCCAAGGGACTCATCATGGCCGGGAAGATGGCCCGGCCCACCCTGACGGCCCTGGCTTTCTTCAGCAGCAGCGTCAACCCCATCCTCTATGCCTTCACCGGTGGTGCCTTGATCAAGTCAGCCGGCATAGGCTTCATGGCCAAGCTCTTTGAGGGGACAGCCTCAGAGATGTCCAGCACGCGGCAGGGGACGGGGCGGACCATCCAGCGACGTGAGGAGGCCAAGTTGGAGATGGTGCAGGATGGGAAGCCAGAGAGCATCACCCTTTCCACCAACCCGCTGGAATAG